A region from the Pirellulales bacterium genome encodes:
- a CDS encoding helix-turn-helix transcriptional regulator produces MMAGKVEERNDYREWLSKKADKEDACQSVAAGGLLVDLGVFREIAPGSPPVFGRLIEFARRSKGWNVEEMAKLAEVSVGELISIEQEHDFEPQVRTVYKLGALLGWNPTKLMQLAGLSAERHAPLGEAAIRFAARSEPTTPLTPIEQAALDEFARELVESTDKR; encoded by the coding sequence ATGATGGCCGGCAAGGTTGAGGAAAGGAACGATTACAGGGAATGGCTGAGCAAGAAGGCGGATAAGGAGGATGCTTGCCAAAGTGTCGCCGCCGGCGGCCTGTTGGTCGATCTGGGAGTGTTTCGAGAGATTGCCCCAGGCTCCCCACCAGTGTTTGGCAGATTGATCGAGTTTGCCAGGCGATCGAAAGGGTGGAACGTCGAGGAAATGGCGAAGTTGGCCGAGGTAAGTGTCGGTGAACTGATTAGCATCGAGCAGGAGCATGATTTCGAACCGCAGGTTCGCACGGTCTACAAGCTCGGCGCTCTTTTGGGATGGAACCCAACCAAGCTGATGCAACTGGCGGGGCTATCCGCGGAACGCCATGCTCCCTTGGGAGAGGCGGCCATCCGTTTCGCGGCTCGCAGCGAGCCGACCACTCCGCTTACTCCGATCGAACAAGCAGCGCTCGATGAGTTTGCGAGGGAGTTGGTCGAGTCCACGGACAAACGATAA